One Misgurnus anguillicaudatus chromosome 22, ASM2758022v2, whole genome shotgun sequence DNA segment encodes these proteins:
- the LOC129439474 gene encoding uncharacterized protein isoform X2 translates to MVHKLLGSDNMVSKEPNHLPSVHTHSNGNPDKAATTVTVRSVLLNRNSPDIESRLKRRRNRTQQVRFKDLDDDEVKNDKVRSKSPTEVPKWRKELTNGPSLVGSVCGDMEKTIGAVTAFLKRAPPHPLTPGPTRRCWVPTHPCSLTLPLPSQPCRSTAIQTSPSLEKPPSLSVTQIRSYSLGDGVGGGWDDEDSSDELTTQVCFSTRTSQTSPGQEHFPTEQSGCSKTEDNQTTSLDRKSQLQPSSSAPHKQSRRRGRRKLLNRAASDPGKPEPPHTSLSNTVPAERQHQNSNQSKKAPSAAVVRRTSSSDVPSQHSPNHNPLHNMPCSGSFTQTEPSCDSKSQSVSGHQASLQTGLLTMSSVTLEEYPNSCQILTAEAPLQASQTVSTCPNETQNVPLQSCPPQGLLPGVSLTQTEHSTTISESLCFTTQQVTSSSTHGESSLSLSETSGHCCTPAIQMITNSTTPPMPKSCCISESHAESVTPDKSRPGCQTLEESMASYNNVGQKAISCSQGASVVSSSFSTAHPGQKTPTQLLACNNTPIQPVSSVICPTQSVTPIQSVPSSKVPAPNARFGTSSLSVSNCIPDTQTVQTTTLTTNTPTPIQSTIQPSIQSIPYCDISATLTSTEPIASHKDPTQPISHNMTSFSPSPPHASTPYSVSHLKSSLPPAAHIVPIGQTAVHCILDPQNMGTHVTPALPVLICSPSTQPVPGNLCAVRTLPHCSVSVQHAPCCSNPPQTVHNFKTSAQTVPHSKSFPHNMSPILCSREPTTYTSIPQETVLPCANFRHSLPPYACTPQTALLYSNTGTYPSPPQAFCSTQDRRDRREFMLPPPPPPPPPPYTPRKEDSSTPGKPRKPPVSKADSNSAGKDKVKTGIAKSNAEAKTDEIPPPIPPKSKARAMVKPTCLVTRRAILGTESQSDAKHLPPSAGINPQTPLRSAEGQGDTLRQVQELLGGLMSGAKCKLDLAKAKEKLFGPNGPLYDIGTLQSQLHSLEGVLETSQNTIKVLLDVIQDLEKKEAEREGTQTHAGLEQHGHSYRTGQDIENCGTCRDCACIIYSVEHDFRLQEGQVTRAWKVPEQQESEQSSPQLVFSPPRQQESPQSLQTVKKSRRKCFWFL, encoded by the exons atggttcATAAACTACTAGGGTCTGATAACATGGTGAGCAAAGAGCCCAACCATTTGCCAAGTGTTCACACCCATAGCAATGGCAACCCAGACAAAGCAGCCACCACCGTGACTGTGCGATCCGTGCTCCTCAATCGGAACTCTCCGGATATTGAAAGCCGACTTAAACGTAGACGAAATCGCACGCAGCAGGTGCGCTTCAAAGATCTGGATGATGATGAAGTAAAAAACGATAAAGTGAGAAGTAAGAGCCCAACAGAGGTTCCGAAATGGCGAAAGGAGCTGACTAACGGGCCCTCTCTAGTGGGATCAGTCTGTGGGGACATGGAAAAGACAATAGGGGCAGTGACAGCGTTTTTGAAGAGAGCTCCCCCACATCCGCTCACCCCTGGGCCCACCAGACGCTGCTGGGTCCCGACACATCCGTGTTCTCTCACGCTACCACTGCCGAGTCAACCTTGCAGGAGTACAGCCATTCAGACCTCACCCAGTTTGGAAAAACCTCCATCACTTTCAGTCACCCAAATTCGCAGTTATAGTCTGGGGGATGGAGTGGGGGGAGGCTGGGATGATGAGGATTCTTCTGATGAGCTGACTACACAGGTATGCTTTTCAACTCGTACATCACAGACGAGCCCCGGCCAAGAGCATTTCCCCACTGAGCAATCAGGCTGCTCGAAAACTGAGGACAATCAAACCACCTCTTTAGATAGAAAATCGCAACTCCAGCCGAGTTCTTCCGCACCACACAAACAGTCCAGAAGGAGAGGGAGGAGGAAATTGTTAAATAGAGCAGCAAGTGATCCTGGGAAACCTGAGCCTCCTCACACTTCTCTATCTAATACTGTACCTGCTGAGAGACAACACCAAAACTCCAATCAATCTAAGAAAGCCCCATCTGCAGCTGTGGTGCGCAGAACCTCATCATCTGATGTACCTTCACAGCATTCTCCCAATCATAACCCACTTCATAATATGCCATGTAGTGGCTCTTTCACACAAACTGAACCAAGCTGTGATTCAAAATCTCAAAGTGTCTCAGGCCACCAAGCCTCTTTACAAACTGGTCTTTTAACCATGTCTTCTGTAACCCTAGAGGAATACCCAAACTCTTGCCAAATTCTAACAGCAGAagcacctctgcaagcctctcaGACTGTTTCCACCTGTCCCAATGAAACTCAAAATGTACCATTACAAAGTTGTCCACCACAGGGTCTTTTACCCGGTGTCTCTTTGACACAAACAGAGCACAGCACGACCATTTCAGAGTCTTTGTGCTTTACCACACAACAAGTCACTTCATCCTCAACACATGGGGAGTCAAGCTTGTCTCTTAGTGAAACATCAGGGCATTGTTGCACACCTGCTATTCAAATGATTACAAACTCTACGACTCCCCCAATGCCCAAGTCCTGCTGCATTTCAGAGTCACACGCAGAATCCGTAACCCCTGATAAATCCAGGCCAGGTTGCCAGACATTAGAGGAAAGCATGGCAAGCTACAATAATGTTGGCCAAAAGGCAATTTCCTGTTCTCAAGGAGCATCTGTTGTTTCCTCCTCATTCAGTACCGCACATCCAGGCCAAAAGACTCCAACTCAGCTGCTAGCATGCAATAACACGCCAATTCAACCTGTGTCCTCTGTAATATGTCCAACCCAATCTGTAACTCCTATTCAGTCTGTGCCAAGCAGTAAGGTCCCTGCACCAAATGCACGATTTGGCACTTCATCTCTTTCTGTATCCAACTGCATCCCAGATACACAAACTGTGCAAACGACTACACTAACTACAAACACCCCAACACCTATTCAATCCACAATTCAACCTTCAATACAATCTATACCTTACTGTGACATATCAGCTACCCTAACAAGTACAGAACCTATAGCATCTCATAAAGATCCAACACAACCCATTTCTCACAATATGACGTCCTTTTCTCCTAGCCCTCCCCATGCCAGTACTCCATACAGTGTGTCACACTTAAAGAGCTCCCTTCCCCCTGCGGCTCACATTGTTCCCATTGGACAAACTGCAGTGCATTGCATTTTGGATCCACAAAATATGGGAACTCATGTGACTCCTGCCCTGCCCGTTTTAATTTGCAGCCCCTCCACACAACCCGTGCCAGGTAATCTCTGTGCTGTTCGAACATTGCCACACTGCAGCGTTTCTGTGCAACATGCCCCTTGTTGCAGCAACCCCCCTCAAACTGTCCACAATTTTAAGACTTCTGCTCAAACAGTACCACACTCCAAGTCATTTCCACATAACATGTCACCCATCCTCTGTTCACGTGAGCCCACGACATACACTAGTATTCCCCAGGAAACTGTGCTTCCCTGTGCCAATTTCAGGCATTCTTTACCTCCTTATGCCTGCACTCCACAAACTGCTTTGCTGTACTCTAACACAGGGACTTACCCCTCCCCTCCTCAGGCCTTCTGCAGCACTCAGGACAGAAGAGACAGAAGAGAGTTTATGCTTCCTCCCccacctcctcctcctcctcctccataCACTCCCCGCAAAGAGGACTCCTCGACTCCAGGAAAGCCCCGCAAGCCTCCTGTGTCCAAGGCCGACAGCAACAGCGCCGGCAAGGACAAAGTGAAGACTGGGATAGCAAAGTCAAATGCTGAAGCAAAAACTGATGAAATCCCACCCCCTATCCCTCCCAAAAGTAAGGCAAGAGCTATGGTAAAACCCACGTGTTTGGTCACCCGACGAGCGATCCTAGGGACAGAATCCCAGTCCGATGCGAAGCACCTGCCTCCTTCTGCAGGAATAAACCCCCAGACTCCCCTCAGATCAGCAGAGGGCCAAGGAGACACACTGCGACAGGTGCAGGAGCTGCTAGGGGGGCTCATGTCTGGGGCTAAATGTAAGCTGGACCTGGCAAAGGCAAAAGAGAAACTGTTCGGCCCAAACGGCCCTCTGTACGACATTGGGACTCTGCAGTCTCAGCTGCACAGCCTGGAGGGGGTGTTGGAGACCAGCCAGAACACCATCAAGGTTTTGCTGGATGTCATTCAGGATCTGGAGAAGAAGGAGGCTGAGCGAGAAGG AACACAAACTCatgcaggtttggaacaacatgg ACATTCTTATCGAACAGGTCAAGACATTGAGAACTGTGGCACGTGCAGAGACTGCGCCTGTATCATATACAG
- the LOC129439474 gene encoding uncharacterized protein isoform X3, which translates to MVHKLLGSDNMVSKEPNHLPSVHTHSNGNPDKAATTVTVRSVLLNRNSPDIESRLKRRRNRTQQVRFKDLDDDEVKNDKVRSKSPTEVPKWRKELTNGPSLVGSVCGDMEKTIGAVTAFLKRAPPHPLTPGPTRRCWVPTHPCSLTLPLPSQPCRSTAIQTSPSLEKPPSLSVTQIRSYSLGDGVGGGWDDEDSSDELTTQVCFSTRTSQTSPGQEHFPTEQSGCSKTEDNQTTSLDRKSQLQPSSSAPHKQSRRRGRRKLLNRAASDPGKPEPPHTSLSNTVPAERQHQNSNQSKKAPSAAVVRRTSSSDVPSQHSPNHNPLHNMPCSGSFTQTEPSCDSKSQSVSGHQASLQTGLLTMSSVTLEEYPNSCQILTAEAPLQASQTVSTCPNETQNVPLQSCPPQGLLPGVSLTQTEHSTTISESLCFTTQQVTSSSTHGESSLSLSETSGHCCTPAIQMITNSTTPPMPKSCCISESHAESVTPDKSRPGCQTLEESMASYNNVGQKAISCSQGASVVSSSFSTAHPGQKTPTQLLACNNTPIQPVSSVICPTQSVTPIQSVPSSKVPAPNARFGTSSLSVSNCIPDTQTVQTTTLTTNTPTPIQSTIQPSIQSIPYCDISATLTSTEPIASHKDPTQPISHNMTSFSPSPPHASTPYSVSHLKSSLPPAAHIVPIGQTAVHCILDPQNMGTHVTPALPVLICSPSTQPVPGNLCAVRTLPHCSVSVQHAPCCSNPPQTVHNFKTSAQTVPHSKSFPHNMSPILCSREPTTYTSIPQETVLPCANFRHSLPPYACTPQTALLYSNTGTYPSPPQAFCSTQDRRDRREFMLPPPPPPPPPPYTPRKEDSSTPGKPRKPPVSKADSNSAGKDKVKTGIAKSNAEAKTDEIPPPIPPKSKARAMVKPTCLVTRRAILGTESQSDAKHLPPSAGINPQTPLRSAEGQGDTLRQVQELLGGLMSGAKCKLDLAKAKEKLFGPNGPLYDIGTLQSQLHSLEGVLETSQNTIKVLLDVIQDLEKKEAEREGRHSYRTGQDIENCGTCRDCACIIYSVEHDFRLQEGQVTRAWKVPEQQESEQSSPQLVFSPPRQQESPQSLQTVKKSRRKCFWFL; encoded by the exons atggttcATAAACTACTAGGGTCTGATAACATGGTGAGCAAAGAGCCCAACCATTTGCCAAGTGTTCACACCCATAGCAATGGCAACCCAGACAAAGCAGCCACCACCGTGACTGTGCGATCCGTGCTCCTCAATCGGAACTCTCCGGATATTGAAAGCCGACTTAAACGTAGACGAAATCGCACGCAGCAGGTGCGCTTCAAAGATCTGGATGATGATGAAGTAAAAAACGATAAAGTGAGAAGTAAGAGCCCAACAGAGGTTCCGAAATGGCGAAAGGAGCTGACTAACGGGCCCTCTCTAGTGGGATCAGTCTGTGGGGACATGGAAAAGACAATAGGGGCAGTGACAGCGTTTTTGAAGAGAGCTCCCCCACATCCGCTCACCCCTGGGCCCACCAGACGCTGCTGGGTCCCGACACATCCGTGTTCTCTCACGCTACCACTGCCGAGTCAACCTTGCAGGAGTACAGCCATTCAGACCTCACCCAGTTTGGAAAAACCTCCATCACTTTCAGTCACCCAAATTCGCAGTTATAGTCTGGGGGATGGAGTGGGGGGAGGCTGGGATGATGAGGATTCTTCTGATGAGCTGACTACACAGGTATGCTTTTCAACTCGTACATCACAGACGAGCCCCGGCCAAGAGCATTTCCCCACTGAGCAATCAGGCTGCTCGAAAACTGAGGACAATCAAACCACCTCTTTAGATAGAAAATCGCAACTCCAGCCGAGTTCTTCCGCACCACACAAACAGTCCAGAAGGAGAGGGAGGAGGAAATTGTTAAATAGAGCAGCAAGTGATCCTGGGAAACCTGAGCCTCCTCACACTTCTCTATCTAATACTGTACCTGCTGAGAGACAACACCAAAACTCCAATCAATCTAAGAAAGCCCCATCTGCAGCTGTGGTGCGCAGAACCTCATCATCTGATGTACCTTCACAGCATTCTCCCAATCATAACCCACTTCATAATATGCCATGTAGTGGCTCTTTCACACAAACTGAACCAAGCTGTGATTCAAAATCTCAAAGTGTCTCAGGCCACCAAGCCTCTTTACAAACTGGTCTTTTAACCATGTCTTCTGTAACCCTAGAGGAATACCCAAACTCTTGCCAAATTCTAACAGCAGAagcacctctgcaagcctctcaGACTGTTTCCACCTGTCCCAATGAAACTCAAAATGTACCATTACAAAGTTGTCCACCACAGGGTCTTTTACCCGGTGTCTCTTTGACACAAACAGAGCACAGCACGACCATTTCAGAGTCTTTGTGCTTTACCACACAACAAGTCACTTCATCCTCAACACATGGGGAGTCAAGCTTGTCTCTTAGTGAAACATCAGGGCATTGTTGCACACCTGCTATTCAAATGATTACAAACTCTACGACTCCCCCAATGCCCAAGTCCTGCTGCATTTCAGAGTCACACGCAGAATCCGTAACCCCTGATAAATCCAGGCCAGGTTGCCAGACATTAGAGGAAAGCATGGCAAGCTACAATAATGTTGGCCAAAAGGCAATTTCCTGTTCTCAAGGAGCATCTGTTGTTTCCTCCTCATTCAGTACCGCACATCCAGGCCAAAAGACTCCAACTCAGCTGCTAGCATGCAATAACACGCCAATTCAACCTGTGTCCTCTGTAATATGTCCAACCCAATCTGTAACTCCTATTCAGTCTGTGCCAAGCAGTAAGGTCCCTGCACCAAATGCACGATTTGGCACTTCATCTCTTTCTGTATCCAACTGCATCCCAGATACACAAACTGTGCAAACGACTACACTAACTACAAACACCCCAACACCTATTCAATCCACAATTCAACCTTCAATACAATCTATACCTTACTGTGACATATCAGCTACCCTAACAAGTACAGAACCTATAGCATCTCATAAAGATCCAACACAACCCATTTCTCACAATATGACGTCCTTTTCTCCTAGCCCTCCCCATGCCAGTACTCCATACAGTGTGTCACACTTAAAGAGCTCCCTTCCCCCTGCGGCTCACATTGTTCCCATTGGACAAACTGCAGTGCATTGCATTTTGGATCCACAAAATATGGGAACTCATGTGACTCCTGCCCTGCCCGTTTTAATTTGCAGCCCCTCCACACAACCCGTGCCAGGTAATCTCTGTGCTGTTCGAACATTGCCACACTGCAGCGTTTCTGTGCAACATGCCCCTTGTTGCAGCAACCCCCCTCAAACTGTCCACAATTTTAAGACTTCTGCTCAAACAGTACCACACTCCAAGTCATTTCCACATAACATGTCACCCATCCTCTGTTCACGTGAGCCCACGACATACACTAGTATTCCCCAGGAAACTGTGCTTCCCTGTGCCAATTTCAGGCATTCTTTACCTCCTTATGCCTGCACTCCACAAACTGCTTTGCTGTACTCTAACACAGGGACTTACCCCTCCCCTCCTCAGGCCTTCTGCAGCACTCAGGACAGAAGAGACAGAAGAGAGTTTATGCTTCCTCCCccacctcctcctcctcctcctccataCACTCCCCGCAAAGAGGACTCCTCGACTCCAGGAAAGCCCCGCAAGCCTCCTGTGTCCAAGGCCGACAGCAACAGCGCCGGCAAGGACAAAGTGAAGACTGGGATAGCAAAGTCAAATGCTGAAGCAAAAACTGATGAAATCCCACCCCCTATCCCTCCCAAAAGTAAGGCAAGAGCTATGGTAAAACCCACGTGTTTGGTCACCCGACGAGCGATCCTAGGGACAGAATCCCAGTCCGATGCGAAGCACCTGCCTCCTTCTGCAGGAATAAACCCCCAGACTCCCCTCAGATCAGCAGAGGGCCAAGGAGACACACTGCGACAGGTGCAGGAGCTGCTAGGGGGGCTCATGTCTGGGGCTAAATGTAAGCTGGACCTGGCAAAGGCAAAAGAGAAACTGTTCGGCCCAAACGGCCCTCTGTACGACATTGGGACTCTGCAGTCTCAGCTGCACAGCCTGGAGGGGGTGTTGGAGACCAGCCAGAACACCATCAAGGTTTTGCTGGATGTCATTCAGGATCTGGAGAAGAAGGAGGCTGAGCGAGAAGG AAGACATTCTTATCGAACAGGTCAAGACATTGAGAACTGTGGCACGTGCAGAGACTGCGCCTGTATCATATACAG
- the LOC129439474 gene encoding uncharacterized protein isoform X1 has product MVHKLLGSDNMVSKEPNHLPSVHTHSNGNPDKAATTVTVRSVLLNRNSPDIESRLKRRRNRTQQVRFKDLDDDEVKNDKVRSKSPTEVPKWRKELTNGPSLVGSVCGDMEKTIGAVTAFLKRAPPHPLTPGPTRRCWVPTHPCSLTLPLPSQPCRSTAIQTSPSLEKPPSLSVTQIRSYSLGDGVGGGWDDEDSSDELTTQVCFSTRTSQTSPGQEHFPTEQSGCSKTEDNQTTSLDRKSQLQPSSSAPHKQSRRRGRRKLLNRAASDPGKPEPPHTSLSNTVPAERQHQNSNQSKKAPSAAVVRRTSSSDVPSQHSPNHNPLHNMPCSGSFTQTEPSCDSKSQSVSGHQASLQTGLLTMSSVTLEEYPNSCQILTAEAPLQASQTVSTCPNETQNVPLQSCPPQGLLPGVSLTQTEHSTTISESLCFTTQQVTSSSTHGESSLSLSETSGHCCTPAIQMITNSTTPPMPKSCCISESHAESVTPDKSRPGCQTLEESMASYNNVGQKAISCSQGASVVSSSFSTAHPGQKTPTQLLACNNTPIQPVSSVICPTQSVTPIQSVPSSKVPAPNARFGTSSLSVSNCIPDTQTVQTTTLTTNTPTPIQSTIQPSIQSIPYCDISATLTSTEPIASHKDPTQPISHNMTSFSPSPPHASTPYSVSHLKSSLPPAAHIVPIGQTAVHCILDPQNMGTHVTPALPVLICSPSTQPVPGNLCAVRTLPHCSVSVQHAPCCSNPPQTVHNFKTSAQTVPHSKSFPHNMSPILCSREPTTYTSIPQETVLPCANFRHSLPPYACTPQTALLYSNTGTYPSPPQAFCSTQDRRDRREFMLPPPPPPPPPPYTPRKEDSSTPGKPRKPPVSKADSNSAGKDKVKTGIAKSNAEAKTDEIPPPIPPKSKARAMVKPTCLVTRRAILGTESQSDAKHLPPSAGINPQTPLRSAEGQGDTLRQVQELLGGLMSGAKCKLDLAKAKEKLFGPNGPLYDIGTLQSQLHSLEGVLETSQNTIKVLLDVIQDLEKKEAEREGTQTHAGLEQHGRHSYRTGQDIENCGTCRDCACIIYSVEHDFRLQEGQVTRAWKVPEQQESEQSSPQLVFSPPRQQESPQSLQTVKKSRRKCFWFL; this is encoded by the exons atggttcATAAACTACTAGGGTCTGATAACATGGTGAGCAAAGAGCCCAACCATTTGCCAAGTGTTCACACCCATAGCAATGGCAACCCAGACAAAGCAGCCACCACCGTGACTGTGCGATCCGTGCTCCTCAATCGGAACTCTCCGGATATTGAAAGCCGACTTAAACGTAGACGAAATCGCACGCAGCAGGTGCGCTTCAAAGATCTGGATGATGATGAAGTAAAAAACGATAAAGTGAGAAGTAAGAGCCCAACAGAGGTTCCGAAATGGCGAAAGGAGCTGACTAACGGGCCCTCTCTAGTGGGATCAGTCTGTGGGGACATGGAAAAGACAATAGGGGCAGTGACAGCGTTTTTGAAGAGAGCTCCCCCACATCCGCTCACCCCTGGGCCCACCAGACGCTGCTGGGTCCCGACACATCCGTGTTCTCTCACGCTACCACTGCCGAGTCAACCTTGCAGGAGTACAGCCATTCAGACCTCACCCAGTTTGGAAAAACCTCCATCACTTTCAGTCACCCAAATTCGCAGTTATAGTCTGGGGGATGGAGTGGGGGGAGGCTGGGATGATGAGGATTCTTCTGATGAGCTGACTACACAGGTATGCTTTTCAACTCGTACATCACAGACGAGCCCCGGCCAAGAGCATTTCCCCACTGAGCAATCAGGCTGCTCGAAAACTGAGGACAATCAAACCACCTCTTTAGATAGAAAATCGCAACTCCAGCCGAGTTCTTCCGCACCACACAAACAGTCCAGAAGGAGAGGGAGGAGGAAATTGTTAAATAGAGCAGCAAGTGATCCTGGGAAACCTGAGCCTCCTCACACTTCTCTATCTAATACTGTACCTGCTGAGAGACAACACCAAAACTCCAATCAATCTAAGAAAGCCCCATCTGCAGCTGTGGTGCGCAGAACCTCATCATCTGATGTACCTTCACAGCATTCTCCCAATCATAACCCACTTCATAATATGCCATGTAGTGGCTCTTTCACACAAACTGAACCAAGCTGTGATTCAAAATCTCAAAGTGTCTCAGGCCACCAAGCCTCTTTACAAACTGGTCTTTTAACCATGTCTTCTGTAACCCTAGAGGAATACCCAAACTCTTGCCAAATTCTAACAGCAGAagcacctctgcaagcctctcaGACTGTTTCCACCTGTCCCAATGAAACTCAAAATGTACCATTACAAAGTTGTCCACCACAGGGTCTTTTACCCGGTGTCTCTTTGACACAAACAGAGCACAGCACGACCATTTCAGAGTCTTTGTGCTTTACCACACAACAAGTCACTTCATCCTCAACACATGGGGAGTCAAGCTTGTCTCTTAGTGAAACATCAGGGCATTGTTGCACACCTGCTATTCAAATGATTACAAACTCTACGACTCCCCCAATGCCCAAGTCCTGCTGCATTTCAGAGTCACACGCAGAATCCGTAACCCCTGATAAATCCAGGCCAGGTTGCCAGACATTAGAGGAAAGCATGGCAAGCTACAATAATGTTGGCCAAAAGGCAATTTCCTGTTCTCAAGGAGCATCTGTTGTTTCCTCCTCATTCAGTACCGCACATCCAGGCCAAAAGACTCCAACTCAGCTGCTAGCATGCAATAACACGCCAATTCAACCTGTGTCCTCTGTAATATGTCCAACCCAATCTGTAACTCCTATTCAGTCTGTGCCAAGCAGTAAGGTCCCTGCACCAAATGCACGATTTGGCACTTCATCTCTTTCTGTATCCAACTGCATCCCAGATACACAAACTGTGCAAACGACTACACTAACTACAAACACCCCAACACCTATTCAATCCACAATTCAACCTTCAATACAATCTATACCTTACTGTGACATATCAGCTACCCTAACAAGTACAGAACCTATAGCATCTCATAAAGATCCAACACAACCCATTTCTCACAATATGACGTCCTTTTCTCCTAGCCCTCCCCATGCCAGTACTCCATACAGTGTGTCACACTTAAAGAGCTCCCTTCCCCCTGCGGCTCACATTGTTCCCATTGGACAAACTGCAGTGCATTGCATTTTGGATCCACAAAATATGGGAACTCATGTGACTCCTGCCCTGCCCGTTTTAATTTGCAGCCCCTCCACACAACCCGTGCCAGGTAATCTCTGTGCTGTTCGAACATTGCCACACTGCAGCGTTTCTGTGCAACATGCCCCTTGTTGCAGCAACCCCCCTCAAACTGTCCACAATTTTAAGACTTCTGCTCAAACAGTACCACACTCCAAGTCATTTCCACATAACATGTCACCCATCCTCTGTTCACGTGAGCCCACGACATACACTAGTATTCCCCAGGAAACTGTGCTTCCCTGTGCCAATTTCAGGCATTCTTTACCTCCTTATGCCTGCACTCCACAAACTGCTTTGCTGTACTCTAACACAGGGACTTACCCCTCCCCTCCTCAGGCCTTCTGCAGCACTCAGGACAGAAGAGACAGAAGAGAGTTTATGCTTCCTCCCccacctcctcctcctcctcctccataCACTCCCCGCAAAGAGGACTCCTCGACTCCAGGAAAGCCCCGCAAGCCTCCTGTGTCCAAGGCCGACAGCAACAGCGCCGGCAAGGACAAAGTGAAGACTGGGATAGCAAAGTCAAATGCTGAAGCAAAAACTGATGAAATCCCACCCCCTATCCCTCCCAAAAGTAAGGCAAGAGCTATGGTAAAACCCACGTGTTTGGTCACCCGACGAGCGATCCTAGGGACAGAATCCCAGTCCGATGCGAAGCACCTGCCTCCTTCTGCAGGAATAAACCCCCAGACTCCCCTCAGATCAGCAGAGGGCCAAGGAGACACACTGCGACAGGTGCAGGAGCTGCTAGGGGGGCTCATGTCTGGGGCTAAATGTAAGCTGGACCTGGCAAAGGCAAAAGAGAAACTGTTCGGCCCAAACGGCCCTCTGTACGACATTGGGACTCTGCAGTCTCAGCTGCACAGCCTGGAGGGGGTGTTGGAGACCAGCCAGAACACCATCAAGGTTTTGCTGGATGTCATTCAGGATCTGGAGAAGAAGGAGGCTGAGCGAGAAGG AACACAAACTCatgcaggtttggaacaacatgg AAGACATTCTTATCGAACAGGTCAAGACATTGAGAACTGTGGCACGTGCAGAGACTGCGCCTGTATCATATACAG